The window CCAAGCTCCCACCTGTTTCTTGAGATAAATGAACCTATGCCACTTAAGCCAAGGCTTAAACGATCTTTTATAAAAGACCTGAACTCATCTTTTCTTTTAAATACGATTACGGCTGAAAAAATGACAAAAATACTAAAGGAAATTATATTTCCCATAAGCAGGGGCTTATCGGTGAAGCGATTTGAAACAGCCGCACCAATATAAGCAAGCCAAGTAATGAGCATAGTTCCTACCAAATAGGAAGAAGGTATTGTTACCATCCAGTTTTCCAGTTTGATGGGCTTACCAAACAGGCTTATAGTTTTATGCACTCTGAACAACCCTGGTATAACCTTCTTTAGAAGATTATATGCTACAAATGAGGCAATAATAAAATAGCTGGCCCCCAGAAGTAATCCCAGGATAAAACGAATCACTTCCATTAAATAATTCCCCCTTTAAAATATTTATTTTAATTTATTTAGTTGACATAACTGTGCTATCTACTTTCTCAGCAACGAGGTATCTGGGTCTTTGCTTAACTTCCTCGTATATTTTTGCAATATAGGATCCGATAATTCCTAAACTGATCATAAGAATGCTCCCAATAATAAGAAGCAATAAAATTACAGTAGTGAACCCATCAACTGCATGACCTTTAAAATACATATATAATGATTCTATACCAAGGGGTATTGCACCTAGTAAAAACAATATTCCTAAAAAAGTAACGATGTATAATGGCAGTGAAGAGAAGGATGTTATAGCATTTACTGCCAGCTTTACAAGCCTTAAGGGTGACCATTTTGAGCTCCCTTCCATTCTTTCGGCAACTACAAAAGGTATCTGAACTTTTTTGTAGCCTACCCATGTTGACATTCCTCTGAAAAATGTATTTCTTTCGCTCATAAGCTTCCATGCATCCACAACCTTTTTATCAAGGAGCTTAAAATCCGATGCACCTCCAAAATCGAACCCTGACAGCTTATTTAATATATTATAAAACAACAGAGAGCCTAATTTATATGTGATACTCTCTTTCCCCCTTGAAGCTTTAACACACTCCACGATGTCAAAGCCTTCGTTTTCCCATAGATAAACCATCTCAGTAATTTTCTCAGGAGGGTGCTGCAGATCAGAATCCATTACAATACAGGCATCGCTTGAAGCATGCTCCAGTCCCGCACATAACGCAGCTTCCTTGCCAAAATTCCTGCTGAGCTTTATTGCCAATACACCTTCTAGCAACAATGAAATCCTCTTTAGTTCACCCCAGGTATTGTCCCTTGATCCATCATCAACCAATATAAAGTTATGCTTAATACCATTTTTATTAAGGATATCATGGATTATTTTAATATTTTTTTGTATATGCTTTTCTTCATTATATACAGGGATAACTATAGAAATCAACTTATCACTCATTTTGAACTCCCTTTTGCCTTGTAAATAATTATTTTATATAGTACAAAGTTCCATATAAATATAAGGCCCATAATAAATATCTTGGAAAAATATTCATCCATATTCATGACATCTACCAATAAATAAATAGCTAACGAAGAAAATGCCAAATTAAACATGAATAGGACAGTATATGATGAAAGCTGTCTTAGAAAATTCTCTTTAATTTTGAATGTCCAGAACTTATTTAAAAGAAAACTGGCCCAGAAACCTACTATCTGACTTGCCCCACTTGAAAAAACACTCCATAATTTAAAATACTTAATCAATAAATGGTATATTAAAAAGTCGCATCCGGCAGCTGCTATACCAATTGCGAATGTCTTGCCAAACTGTATCATAGTATTCTTATTTAAGAACTGTGTAACAAATTTGCTTTTAAAAATCCCGTCAAATAAAGTATTTGAAGCCATTAATATCTCCTATGTATACTAAAAACATTAATAATCGACAAAAAAGCATAACAATCTTATTTTATTATAACAACTACAACAAAAATATGCAATTTCTTATTTGCAAGGCTTTAATGAGAAATATATGCAAAAAGTGATTTTTGCAGCCATAACAATTTAAATAGCTTTGTTATCGGCTGCCAAAATCACTTTTCGTATAAAACATTGTGCATATGGCTATTGACAAATTATAGTATACTTGTTGATCATTTTTACAGGATGGTATGAAAGCTTGGCTTTTCTAATGCCTTCTATCCCCAAATCCTGCTCCCTGTTTATATATTCTGCATGGTCCCATTCATTTTCGCAAAACTGCTGATTGATCAGTGTATACAGCCCTTTTACATTGCTGTTGGCTTTTTCTACATGTATAACGGCAGTATTCTTATTTAACATTTCACCGATAGTAAAACCCTCATAACGCCCATCAACGCTAATTAGTGCACCCTTACATCCAAGCTCATTAATATTATCCAACAGCTCTTTATTTGCCTTGTTTTCACAGTAACTTGCATCATGCTCTTCACAACTCCTCTGGGCACACCACTCATCCATAATCCTTTTACACTCGGAAATATGTAAAGCACTAAGCCTCTCGTATTTATATCCATATAACTTTTTAAACTTATGGATATGATTTCTTTTTCCGTCATATTTTTTGCCGGTAAGAGAAATCAATTCTTTAGCAGAATAAACATAATCCGAGTTGTTTTTGTCCAGTGTAATTTCTGCTTTATTTTGGAATATCTCACCAAAGTATGCTAATAAGTTTTCTGGAACTCTTCCAAAAACCATTTTCCAATTATTTCTTTCAAAATATCTCTGCACCGTCAATATAGCTTCCTTAAAATTCTCTTTATTGAACTCTCCAAACGGTGCAAATGAAAACGGTATTCCTTTCTCTGGTACAGAAATAAGGGCTAACATATTACCAATCTGGGCATATCTGAATTTATAAAAGTTTCTCCACATAAACAAATTGGTAAAAGTAAGCTCCGATATTTCAGAATTGTTTTTATCCAAAAACCCTTTGAAATAATCCCTGTCTTTTATAGTTATCTCTTTTAAATCAAGCTCCATTTTAGTCTCCAAATCCAACACCCACACTCCTGGCAATTCTAATAAGTTCCCCATCGGGATCCACTGTCTTTAATTTACCAACAGCATCCTCTAAAGAAACATCTGTTATAGAATTTCCCTGAAGTGCCACCATGTTGCCGAATTTACCTTCATTAATCATTTCAACAGCAGCTACACCGTATCTTGTTGATAGTATTCTATCGAAAGGTACAGGCCTCCCGCCTCTCTGTAGATGTCCTAAAACCGTAACCCTTGTCTCATGCCCAGTTGATTTTTCCAATTCATCAGCTATCCTGTTCCCTATTCCTCCAAGCCTGATTGGGTCCGGGCTGTTTTCAACTACCTTGCTGACAACTACGTCCCCGTCCTTTGGTTTGGCACCTTCTGCCACAACTATAATACTGAAATGTTTCCCCTGCTGTTTTCTTTCTGAAATTTTATCGGTTATACTCTTTATGTCGTATGGAATCTCAGGTATAAGGATTACATCAGCCCCACCTGCAATGCCTGCTTCTAGTGCAATCCACCCGGCATACCTACCCATAACCTCAAGGATCATTACCCTATGGTGTGCTTCAGCAGTTGAATGAAGCTTATCTATTGCTTCGGTAGCAGTCTCCACAGCCGTCATAAATCCAAATGTAGTATCTGTGGCAGATAAATCATTGTCAATAGTCTTAGGAACGCCCATTACTTTCATTCCTTTTCTGGCAAAATCCCTTGCACTGGTGAGGGTACCATCTCCCCCAATAAGAACCATGCAATCAATGCCATGCATACATACATTATCTATAACTCTTTCGGACATATCCTTGTATTCTGCCTTACCGTTCTTCTCAATCCTGAAATTGAAGGGATTATCCCTGTTGGAGGATCCTAGAATGGTTCCTCCTTTATCAAGAATCCCTGACACATCTCCAACTTTAAACTGGATATAATCGTTCATCACAAGCCCTCTGTATCCATCCTTAAAGCCTATAACCTCCCAATTATACTTTCCCATAGCTGTCTTAACAACAGCCCTCAATACTGCATTTAGTCCTGGACAATCCCCACCACCTGTAAGAACGCCGATTTTCTTTATCATGACTATATCCCTCCTTTTACAATTATAGGAATGACGATTTAATCTACTCAACTGCTTTAATTATTTCCACCAAAAAACATGCCGCCTTTACAAGATCATTAATTGAAATTTGTTCTTCAACACTGTGAACCTTATCCATACCTACACTTACATCAACAGCCTGTATTCCCTTACTGTTGACGATATTGGTATCGCTGCCTCCCCCAGTTGCTTCAAGCACCAGATTTATTCCACATTTGTCGGATGCTTTTTTTAGAATTCCTATGATGCTGTCTCCCTGATTTATTTTAAACGAAGGATACATAAGTTCTTCATTAAACTCAATCTCACCGCCGAATCTCGTTGCAGCATCTATAAAACACTGCCTCATATGGTCGGTTTGATTCTTAAGCTTGCTTTCGCACCTGCTTCGTGCTTCAGCTTTTAACTCAACCCTGTCGCATATTATATTTGTTGCACTGCCTCCATTTATGATACCGATATTCGCGGTAGTTTCCTCATCAATCCTGCCCAGCTTCATTTGTGAAATTGCATGAGCAGTAATGGATATTGCGTTAATACCCTTTTCAGGTTCCACATCCGCATGTGCTGCTTTACCCTTTACAACTATGTCAATCTTATTTTGTGAGGGAGCGGTTACTGCCACTACGCCTATATCCCCTCCTGTATCCATAACAAAGCAATACTTTGCATGTATCTTGCCGTAATCTAAGTTTTTAGCTCCAATAAGGCCTACCTCTTCACCGATTGTAAATGCAACCTGAATGTCTCCATGGTCCTCATTGCTTTCCTCAATAACCCTTAGGGCTTCCAGTATACTTACGATACCTGCCACATCGTCACCGCCAAGGATTGTGGTACCATCCGACTTTATCGTATCACCCTGAACAGTTGCTTTTTTATTTATGCCTGGCGTAACTGTGTCCATATGAGCCATAAGAAGTATTGCTGGAATGTCTTTATTCCCCTTCTTTTCCCCGATTATATTTCCAGTGTTGCCACCAGTCTTTGCTCCTGCATCATCTTCATAAACATCAAAACCCATCTTTTTAAGCCTGTCTTTCAAGAGATCAGCCATCTGCCTCTCCTTAAGGGAAAGGCTGTCTATACTTACTAATTCAATAAACTCATTGACTACCCTTTCACGATTTACCATTTGGATTCTCCTTACATATACGAATATATTTAATATATATTGCTGCTAACAAATAACTTTCCAGGAATACTAATTAATTTTATAATTAATTTTAATGCAATTAAAAACAATTCACCAGCTGAACTCGGTAAGGCTGCCTTGATCCTTAAGACCGTTAAAACCTTTCTGACGTAGGGCCTCATAAAGCACAATTGCAACAGAATTAGCCAAATTGAGGGATCGCAATTTATCTCTCATTGGAATCCTAATGCAATGCTCTTTATTGTTATACAGCAGCTCTTCGGGAAGACCTTTTGTTTCTTTACCGAATACAATAAAACTGTCTTCAGGATAGCTTATATCCGAATAAACATTAACAGCCTTTGTGGTAGCATAATAAAAAGTACTATCCTTATATTTTTCACGCAGTTCTCCAAAATATTCATAATAACTTATGTCTACATCATTCCAATAATCA is drawn from Pseudobacteroides sp. and contains these coding sequences:
- the trmL gene encoding tRNA (uridine(34)/cytosine(34)/5-carboxymethylaminomethyluridine(34)-2'-O)-methyltransferase TrmL — translated: MSVNIVLVEPEIPQNTGNIVRTCAATGAKLHLVKPLGFSVDDRYLKRAGLDYWNDVDISYYEYFGELREKYKDSTFYYATTKAVNVYSDISYPEDSFIVFGKETKGLPEELLYNNKEHCIRIPMRDKLRSLNLANSVAIVLYEALRQKGFNGLKDQGSLTEFSW
- a CDS encoding glycosyltransferase family 2 protein, whose product is MSDKLISIVIPVYNEEKHIQKNIKIIHDILNKNGIKHNFILVDDGSRDNTWGELKRISLLLEGVLAIKLSRNFGKEAALCAGLEHASSDACIVMDSDLQHPPEKITEMVYLWENEGFDIVECVKASRGKESITYKLGSLLFYNILNKLSGFDFGGASDFKLLDKKVVDAWKLMSERNTFFRGMSTWVGYKKVQIPFVVAERMEGSSKWSPLRLVKLAVNAITSFSSLPLYIVTFLGILFLLGAIPLGIESLYMYFKGHAVDGFTTVILLLLIIGSILMISLGIIGSYIAKIYEEVKQRPRYLVAEKVDSTVMSTK
- a CDS encoding DUF2156 domain-containing protein translates to MDLETKMELDLKEITIKDRDYFKGFLDKNNSEISELTFTNLFMWRNFYKFRYAQIGNMLALISVPEKGIPFSFAPFGEFNKENFKEAILTVQRYFERNNWKMVFGRVPENLLAYFGEIFQNKAEITLDKNNSDYVYSAKELISLTGKKYDGKRNHIHKFKKLYGYKYERLSALHISECKRIMDEWCAQRSCEEHDASYCENKANKELLDNINELGCKGALISVDGRYEGFTIGEMLNKNTAVIHVEKANSNVKGLYTLINQQFCENEWDHAEYINREQDLGIEGIRKAKLSYHPVKMINKYTIICQ
- a CDS encoding M20/M25/M40 family metallo-hydrolase → MVNRERVVNEFIELVSIDSLSLKERQMADLLKDRLKKMGFDVYEDDAGAKTGGNTGNIIGEKKGNKDIPAILLMAHMDTVTPGINKKATVQGDTIKSDGTTILGGDDVAGIVSILEALRVIEESNEDHGDIQVAFTIGEEVGLIGAKNLDYGKIHAKYCFVMDTGGDIGVVAVTAPSQNKIDIVVKGKAAHADVEPEKGINAISITAHAISQMKLGRIDEETTANIGIINGGSATNIICDRVELKAEARSRCESKLKNQTDHMRQCFIDAATRFGGEIEFNEELMYPSFKINQGDSIIGILKKASDKCGINLVLEATGGGSDTNIVNSKGIQAVDVSVGMDKVHSVEEQISINDLVKAACFLVEIIKAVE
- a CDS encoding 6-phosphofructokinase, with the translated sequence MIKKIGVLTGGGDCPGLNAVLRAVVKTAMGKYNWEVIGFKDGYRGLVMNDYIQFKVGDVSGILDKGGTILGSSNRDNPFNFRIEKNGKAEYKDMSERVIDNVCMHGIDCMVLIGGDGTLTSARDFARKGMKVMGVPKTIDNDLSATDTTFGFMTAVETATEAIDKLHSTAEAHHRVMILEVMGRYAGWIALEAGIAGGADVILIPEIPYDIKSITDKISERKQQGKHFSIIVVAEGAKPKDGDVVVSKVVENSPDPIRLGGIGNRIADELEKSTGHETRVTVLGHLQRGGRPVPFDRILSTRYGVAAVEMINEGKFGNMVALQGNSITDVSLEDAVGKLKTVDPDGELIRIARSVGVGFGD
- a CDS encoding GtrA family protein, which gives rise to MASNTLFDGIFKSKFVTQFLNKNTMIQFGKTFAIGIAAAGCDFLIYHLLIKYFKLWSVFSSGASQIVGFWASFLLNKFWTFKIKENFLRQLSSYTVLFMFNLAFSSLAIYLLVDVMNMDEYFSKIFIMGLIFIWNFVLYKIIIYKAKGSSK